A DNA window from Ficedula albicollis isolate OC2 chromosome 28, FicAlb1.5, whole genome shotgun sequence contains the following coding sequences:
- the SCAMP4 gene encoding secretory carrier-associated membrane protein 4 — MAEKVNNFPPLPKFIPLKPCFYQNFADEIPIDYQFLVKRIYHVWIFYCITLAVNLIACLAWWIGGGYGVNFGLAILWLILFSPCGYICWFRPAYKAFRSDSSFNFMAFFFIFGAQFLLTVLQAIGFSGWGACGWLAAITFFSTSVAAAVFMLFPAIMFTMSAVAMLICIVRVHKIYRGAGGSFQKAQDEWNSGAWRNPPSREAQYSNFSGNSLPEYPTVPNYPSGNQWP, encoded by the exons AAAAGGTGAATAACTTCCCACCACTTCCCAAGTTCATCCCACTGAAACCATGTTTCTACCAGAATTTTGCTGATGAAATTCCCATCGATTACCAGTTCCTGGTGAAGAGAATCTATCATGTGTGGATCT TTTACTGCATCACGCTGGCCGTGAACCTCATTGCCTGCCTGGCCTGGTGGATCGGGGGCGGCTACGGGGTCAACTTTGGCCTGGCCATCCTCTGGCTGATCCTCTTCAGCCCCTGTGGCTACATCTGCTGGTTCCGCCCTGCCTACAAAGCCTTCCG GTCAGACAGTTCCTTTAATTTCATGgcctttttcttcatctttggGGCACAGTTCCTCCTCACGGTGCTGCAGGCGATCGGCTTCTCCGGATGGGGAGCGTG TGGATGGTTGGCAGCCATCACCTTCTTCAGCACCAGcgtggcagctgctgtgttcATGCTGTTCCCTGCCATCATGTTCACCATGTCAGCAGTTGCAATGCTCATCTGCATTGTAAGG GTACATAAAATCTACCGAGGGGCTGGTGGAAGCTTCCAGAAGGCTCAAGATGAGTGGAACAGTGGTGCATGGAGGAACCCTCCCAGCAGGGAGGCCCAGTACAGCAATTTTTCTGGGAACAGCCTGCCAGAGTATCCCACAGTGCCCAACTACCCCTCTGGAAACCAATGGCCTtaa